One part of the Acinetobacter sp. XS-4 genome encodes these proteins:
- a CDS encoding helix-turn-helix domain-containing protein: MDIGEVAKRAKVTTATLRFYEEKGLIKSIGRQGLRRQYGKQVLDQLALIALGRAAGFSLNEIVTMFGQDGKPELDRQKLKDKAEQLEHMAKRLHFISQGLEHAAVCPAENHMECPTFQNFLKAAIAGEYQPTKL; encoded by the coding sequence ATGGATATTGGTGAAGTCGCTAAAAGAGCAAAAGTCACAACGGCTACGCTACGCTTTTATGAAGAGAAAGGATTAATTAAATCGATAGGGCGGCAAGGTTTACGTCGGCAATATGGTAAGCAGGTGCTTGATCAACTAGCACTCATTGCTTTAGGTCGTGCCGCAGGTTTTTCTTTAAATGAAATCGTAACAATGTTTGGACAAGATGGTAAGCCTGAGCTTGATCGGCAAAAACTAAAAGATAAAGCTGAACAGCTAGAGCACATGGCAAAGCGATTGCATTTTATCAGCCAAGGATTAGAACATGCTGCGGTATGTCCTGCTGAAAATCATATGGAATGTCCAACATTCCAGAACTTTTTAAAAGCAGCAATTGCAGGAGAATATCAACCAACGAAACTTTAA
- a CDS encoding glycoside hydrolase family 25 protein — MTKLAKTFSTARYNTLIGIGLTCVMGFLAYFGLFYQQKAVAQDYPVQGFDVSHHQGDIDWKKISPEKFQFVYLKATEGGNYKDSKFQENWLKAREHGLHVGAYHFYRLCRDGKTQADNFIATVPKKSDALPPVIDLEYDGNCINAHTKEQLLKEIGIMHDRLKQHYGKQPIFYISKTFYHIVLIGSFPNTPLWVRDYEGKPELKDKRKWLFWQHSNQGKIEGMTKPVDLNVYEGSVKEWHQFLQLQGIVKAQ, encoded by the coding sequence ATGACCAAACTGGCTAAAACCTTTTCCACAGCACGGTACAATACCTTAATCGGAATTGGCTTAACATGTGTTATGGGATTCCTAGCTTATTTTGGTCTGTTCTATCAACAAAAAGCCGTTGCGCAAGATTATCCAGTTCAAGGATTCGATGTTTCTCACCATCAAGGTGATATCGACTGGAAAAAAATATCACCAGAAAAGTTTCAATTCGTTTATTTAAAAGCGACTGAAGGTGGCAATTACAAAGATTCAAAATTTCAAGAAAACTGGCTCAAAGCCCGCGAACATGGGCTTCATGTAGGGGCTTATCATTTTTACCGTTTATGTCGTGATGGTAAAACGCAAGCAGATAACTTTATTGCGACTGTGCCTAAAAAATCAGATGCCCTTCCACCCGTTATTGATCTGGAATATGACGGCAATTGTATTAATGCACATACCAAAGAACAATTACTTAAAGAAATAGGCATCATGCATGATCGCTTAAAACAGCATTATGGCAAACAGCCTATCTTTTATATTTCTAAAACTTTTTACCACATTGTGTTAATCGGTAGTTTTCCCAATACACCACTTTGGGTTCGTGATTATGAAGGTAAACCTGAACTTAAAGACAAGAGAAAATGGCTCTTCTGGCAGCATAGTAATCAGGGTAAAATTGAAGGGATGACAAAGCCCGTAGACTTAAATGTTTATGAGGGTTCAGTCAAAGAATGGCACCAATTCTTACAGCTGCAAGGCATCGTGAAAGCACAATAA
- the mdtD gene encoding multidrug transporter subunit MdtD: protein MNATPTHQALQPEYRLLVLLVSIGFFMQALDTTIVNTAIPAMAHHLNENPLRMHSVVVAYVLSVAACIPLSGWLADRFGVRNIFLSAIVIFTLASLGCGLSQSLNELLFFRVIQGVGGALLLPVGRLSLLRIIPRTQFLAAMSLMSLAGLLGPLAGPTLGGWLVEVATWHWIFLINIPMGILGILMTLKVMPNLKEPSVKTFDLGGFILLVVAMIGWSLGIEHLASPEYSKWFSISLLVVGIIATLWYAYHSHTHQNALFRSRLFRNKIYAIGILGNFFARFGGNALPFVLPLMLQVAFGFEPFIAGLMMIPLVLGSLFSKPIVRPIIQKIGYRRFLLINTTLVGLCIASFAIMTVDTPTWFRALHFFLFGTLNSLQFVGMNTLTLKDLPQQDASSGNSFLSMIMMLSMSIGVALAGTLINVFTSYYGAAHVTTAFHVTLICLGCINVIAALIFWQIPKNTPV from the coding sequence ATGAATGCCACGCCGACTCACCAAGCCTTGCAACCTGAATATCGCTTACTCGTTCTTTTGGTTTCCATTGGCTTTTTTATGCAGGCTTTGGATACAACGATTGTAAATACTGCTATTCCTGCAATGGCTCACCATCTAAATGAAAATCCTTTGCGCATGCACAGCGTAGTAGTGGCCTATGTCTTATCAGTAGCGGCTTGCATTCCTTTAAGTGGATGGTTAGCAGACCGCTTTGGTGTTAGAAATATTTTCTTATCGGCAATCGTTATTTTTACTTTAGCCTCTTTAGGTTGTGGTCTTTCTCAGAGTCTCAATGAGCTCTTATTTTTCCGAGTCATCCAAGGCGTAGGCGGAGCTTTACTACTTCCTGTTGGCCGACTATCACTTTTAAGAATTATTCCCCGAACTCAGTTTTTAGCTGCAATGAGCTTAATGAGTCTTGCAGGTTTACTCGGGCCGTTGGCTGGTCCAACTTTAGGTGGCTGGTTAGTTGAAGTTGCAACCTGGCACTGGATTTTCCTGATTAATATTCCCATGGGTATCTTAGGCATATTAATGACATTAAAAGTCATGCCTAATTTAAAAGAGCCTTCAGTCAAAACATTTGATTTAGGTGGTTTCATCTTGTTAGTGGTGGCCATGATTGGCTGGTCTTTGGGTATTGAACATTTAGCCTCACCTGAATATTCAAAATGGTTCAGCATTTCGTTATTAGTGGTCGGCATAATCGCAACACTTTGGTATGCCTATCATTCTCATACTCATCAAAATGCGTTGTTCCGCAGCCGTCTTTTTAGAAACAAAATTTATGCGATTGGTATTTTAGGTAATTTCTTTGCCCGCTTTGGTGGTAATGCCTTACCTTTTGTTTTACCACTCATGCTACAGGTGGCTTTTGGCTTTGAACCTTTCATAGCAGGTTTAATGATGATCCCATTAGTCTTAGGATCGTTATTTTCAAAACCAATTGTCAGACCTATTATTCAAAAAATTGGCTATCGACGTTTTTTACTCATCAACACAACACTGGTCGGGCTATGTATTGCCTCTTTCGCCATCATGACAGTCGACACTCCAACTTGGTTTAGAGCCTTGCACTTTTTCTTATTCGGCACATTAAACTCATTACAATTTGTTGGCATGAACACATTGACCTTAAAAGATCTACCTCAACAAGATGCGAGTAGCGGCAATAGCTTTTTATCGATGATCATGATGCTATCAATGAGTATTGGCGTGGCACTGGCAGGTACACTCATTAATGTATTCACCAGCTATTATGGTGCAGCTCATGTGACTACAGCATTCCATGTCACTTTAATTTGTCTCGGCTGTATCAATGTAATTGCGGCTCTTATTTTCTGGCAAATTCCAAAAAATACCCCCGTATAA
- a CDS encoding esterase-like activity of phytase family protein gives MSKKTLVALLCCASLGLTACNDDNDQEQTSPTENLTEPTLISFAKLPVETYAAGPDSGAYVKGANGIYPPFKGQPVQGFSAALKNEDGSYMAMADNGFGTQDNSADFLLRIYKLKPDFKTQAKGTGQVTVQSFIQLRDPNKLISFNIVNGNTPERLLTGADFDPESMQRTSDGTYWIGDEFGPYLLHFSADGVLLDAPIALPNPLNPTQELRSPQNQFNKAQINFVEPLVQQSGGFEGMAISPDGQYLYPLIEKPIKSIRETERQLLISQFDLKKKAYTGKYYWFQLDSKATNIGDFQLFNDKEGIIIERDATQNNLGGYKKLIRIKLNESGQLVSREDLVDLIKIANPNMLYGTARAGDIGTGQVFAFPFETIEDVIIENGTTLTVFNDNNFPGSTGRNAKLADNNEIIQIRLPKALF, from the coding sequence ATGAGCAAAAAAACATTAGTGGCATTATTGTGCTGTGCCAGTTTAGGGTTGACGGCATGTAACGATGATAACGACCAAGAACAAACTTCACCTACTGAAAACCTGACTGAACCAACCTTAATTTCTTTTGCCAAGTTACCTGTAGAAACCTATGCAGCTGGTCCAGACTCTGGGGCATATGTGAAAGGTGCAAATGGAATTTATCCTCCATTTAAAGGCCAACCTGTACAAGGCTTTTCTGCTGCATTAAAAAATGAAGATGGCAGTTATATGGCAATGGCTGATAACGGTTTCGGAACTCAAGATAATTCAGCAGACTTTCTACTTCGTATTTATAAATTAAAGCCTGATTTCAAAACTCAAGCTAAAGGCACGGGTCAAGTAACTGTGCAAAGCTTTATCCAGCTACGTGATCCGAACAAATTAATTTCATTTAATATCGTGAACGGTAATACGCCTGAGCGTTTATTAACGGGTGCTGATTTTGACCCAGAGTCAATGCAACGTACTAGTGATGGCACTTATTGGATTGGCGATGAATTTGGGCCTTATTTACTTCATTTTTCAGCAGATGGCGTGTTATTAGATGCACCGATTGCTCTACCAAATCCGTTAAACCCGACTCAAGAATTACGTTCACCACAAAATCAGTTTAATAAAGCACAAATTAATTTTGTAGAGCCTTTGGTTCAGCAAAGTGGTGGTTTTGAAGGAATGGCAATTTCACCAGATGGGCAGTATCTTTACCCGCTTATAGAAAAGCCAATTAAATCAATTCGAGAAACAGAAAGACAATTGCTGATTTCTCAATTTGACCTGAAGAAAAAAGCGTATACAGGGAAATATTATTGGTTCCAGTTAGACAGCAAGGCAACCAATATTGGTGACTTCCAACTCTTTAATGATAAAGAAGGGATCATTATTGAACGTGATGCGACCCAGAATAATTTAGGCGGCTATAAAAAATTAATTCGTATTAAATTAAATGAGTCAGGCCAACTAGTAAGCCGTGAAGATTTAGTCGATTTAATTAAGATTGCTAATCCGAATATGTTGTATGGCACAGCTAGAGCAGGGGATATTGGTACGGGACAGGTTTTTGCTTTCCCATTTGAAACCATTGAAGATGTGATTATTGAGAATGGTACAACGCTTACCGTTTTCAATGATAATAACTTCCCTGGATCTACAGGACGTAATGCAAAATTGGCTGATAATAATGAGATTATTCAGATTCGTTTGCCAAAAGCTTTATTCTAA
- a CDS encoding choice-of-anchor I family protein — protein MKFKFTALLVAILSVGISACNDSDNTVSQPETEITPNSIQLSLLGRYETGIFIESAAEIPAYDPQSKRLFVVNAQKGLVDILDASKPEKPVHIKELSARLYLADSEVNSVSVHNGIVALAVQAKVKTDPGIVVFFKASDLSFISKVEVGALPDMLTFTPDGQKVLVANEAEPNDDYSVDPEGSVSIIDVSNIQQPKAVIADFKAWNNQKAALLEKGIRIFGPNATVAQDLEPEYITISDDSKTAWVTLQENNALAQIDLTQQKVIELYPLGYKDYGIAANALDVSDRDGPQDSKGNPTGKINIQPWSGLVGMYQPDSISHYMANGQTYLVTANEGDAREWLSDEDTYFAGDITKGFAEEIRVKDLFKKKGFNADGDYPAHLQKIVAGVKGARLNPAIFGYCGATATDAAGCREDNQLGRLKVTWTKGYQTNNDGSPKLDADGYLTYDKLYAYGGRSFSIWNTKGQLVWDSGSEFERKIAELFPDYFNSDHEEVTFDSRSTGKGPEPEGVTVGTIGKKTYAFIGLERVSGIMVYDITNPQKPQFVEYFTTRNFKETDMAKQGDLGPEGLIFISAKNSPNGQPLLVVGNEVSGSTAIYQINLK, from the coding sequence ATGAAATTTAAGTTTACAGCATTGCTCGTTGCAATTTTATCAGTGGGGATAAGTGCTTGTAATGATAGTGACAATACCGTAAGCCAACCAGAAACCGAAATCACTCCAAATAGTATTCAGTTAAGTTTACTGGGACGTTATGAAACAGGTATTTTTATTGAAAGTGCAGCGGAAATTCCTGCTTATGATCCACAAAGTAAACGCTTATTTGTAGTAAATGCACAAAAAGGTTTGGTTGATATCTTAGATGCTTCTAAACCTGAGAAACCCGTCCATATTAAAGAATTATCTGCTCGCCTATATTTAGCGGATTCAGAGGTAAATAGTGTTTCAGTACATAATGGGATTGTAGCTTTAGCTGTACAAGCAAAAGTCAAAACTGATCCGGGGATTGTTGTATTTTTTAAAGCCAGTGATCTTAGCTTTATTAGTAAGGTTGAAGTTGGTGCTCTGCCGGATATGTTGACTTTTACACCAGATGGTCAGAAAGTTTTGGTCGCAAATGAAGCTGAGCCTAATGATGATTATTCTGTCGATCCTGAAGGTTCAGTGAGTATTATTGATGTGAGTAATATTCAGCAGCCAAAAGCAGTTATTGCTGATTTTAAAGCATGGAATAATCAAAAGGCAGCATTGCTAGAAAAGGGTATCCGTATTTTTGGACCAAATGCGACTGTCGCACAAGACTTAGAACCCGAATATATTACTATTTCGGATGATAGCAAAACTGCTTGGGTCACATTACAAGAAAATAATGCATTGGCGCAAATTGATTTAACTCAACAAAAAGTGATTGAGCTTTATCCTTTGGGTTATAAGGATTATGGCATTGCGGCAAATGCATTAGATGTTAGTGATCGTGATGGTCCACAAGATAGCAAAGGTAATCCAACTGGTAAAATTAATATTCAGCCATGGTCAGGTCTGGTGGGCATGTATCAACCAGATTCAATCTCGCATTATATGGCTAATGGCCAGACTTATTTGGTAACTGCCAATGAGGGTGATGCACGTGAATGGCTATCAGATGAGGATACCTATTTTGCAGGTGATATCACTAAAGGTTTTGCTGAAGAAATTCGTGTAAAAGATTTATTCAAGAAAAAAGGATTTAATGCAGACGGAGATTATCCTGCACATCTGCAAAAAATTGTAGCAGGTGTAAAAGGCGCACGTTTGAATCCAGCGATTTTTGGCTATTGTGGTGCAACGGCAACTGATGCTGCTGGTTGCCGTGAAGATAATCAGTTAGGCCGTTTAAAAGTCACTTGGACCAAAGGCTACCAGACTAATAATGATGGCTCACCTAAATTAGATGCTGATGGTTATCTAACTTATGACAAGCTTTATGCTTATGGTGGGCGCTCATTTAGTATATGGAATACTAAAGGGCAGTTAGTTTGGGACTCTGGTAGCGAATTTGAACGTAAAATTGCTGAGCTATTCCCAGATTATTTTAATAGTGATCATGAGGAAGTGACATTTGATAGTCGCAGTACGGGCAAGGGACCAGAACCAGAAGGTGTTACTGTTGGGACCATTGGTAAGAAAACATATGCTTTTATTGGATTAGAGCGAGTAAGCGGTATTATGGTCTATGATATTACTAATCCGCAAAAGCCGCAGTTTGTTGAATATTTTACGACTAGAAATTTCAAAGAAACTGACATGGCAAAACAAGGTGACTTAGGCCCAGAGGGTTTAATCTTCATTTCGGCAAAAAATTCGCCAAATGGTCAGCCATTATTAGTAGTAGGTAATGAAGTGAGTGGTAGTACGGCAATTTATCAAATTAATTTAAAATAA
- a CDS encoding RidA family protein, translating into MTVKRLHVTSRYCEVAISGNLVHLAGQLADDTSVDVTAQTQQTLDNIDRLLAEAGTDKTHILSVMIFLKDIDKDYAAMNAVWDAWISEGHPPARTCVESKLYAPDVLVEMTVVAVLP; encoded by the coding sequence ATGACGGTAAAGCGTTTACACGTGACTTCACGCTACTGCGAAGTTGCGATTTCAGGTAATTTAGTACACTTAGCTGGACAACTCGCAGATGATACGAGCGTAGATGTTACAGCACAGACTCAACAAACTTTAGATAATATTGACCGTCTATTGGCAGAAGCTGGAACTGATAAAACCCATATTCTTTCTGTTATGATTTTTCTAAAAGATATCGACAAAGATTATGCAGCAATGAACGCAGTTTGGGATGCATGGATTAGTGAAGGACATCCACCAGCACGTACTTGTGTCGAATCTAAACTTTATGCGCCAGATGTGCTTGTAGAAATGACGGTTGTTGCAGTACTTCCATAA
- a CDS encoding YgiQ family radical SAM protein, whose product MSTAYTMQTAPKALFDYDKYWASCFEPAPFLPMSREEMDQLGWDACDFILVCGDAYIDHPSFVSGVIGRVLEAQGFRVGIIAQPDWTNVESFRVLGKPTIAWGVTAGNMDSMINRYTADRKIRSDDAYSPNNEPNKRPDRAATVYCQRCREAFPDVPVLLGGIEGSLRRIAHYDYWSDKVRRSILMDSKADLLMYGNGERAIIDVMHRLAKGEKIHEITDVRGTAFIINKHNKASKAKFVEVASNDVDSIGRVDPIINPYVMTEDIDGCEVEKEKGNSLAQYQDFQKEFVANPIVREGDKLDDDTQIVQLKPAPSKAIKHKLPPRELAVIRLPSFEEVANDQVLYAHANRILHLETNPGNARALVQRHGERDVWINPPPIPLTTEEMDYVFDLPYVRLPHPTYGDARFPAFDMIKFSVNIMRGCFGGCTFCSITEHEGRIIQNRSEESILREIEKIRDTAPNFTGIISDLGGPTANMYRLHCKDPEIEKNCRKPSCVYPGVCQNLHTDHAPLVQLYRKARAIKGVKKILIGSGLRYDLAVLNPEYVKELVQHHVGGYLKIAPEHTENGPLSKMMKPGIGTYDRFKQMFDRFSKEAGKEQYLIPYFIAAHPGTSDYDMMHLAIWLKKNGFRADQVQTFYPSPMATATTMYYSGKNPLAKVARYTEKVDIVKGDKRRRLHKAFLRYHDPNNWPLLREALKEMGRADLIGNSKQHLIPTYQPQGTADGEYKSARKKNSSVAGDSAKRGQGQSRSVAGQKRPQKGQVLTQHTGLPPRETGEKRPFGGKSKPKSKVRG is encoded by the coding sequence ATGTCTACTGCCTACACCATGCAGACTGCGCCAAAAGCGCTGTTTGATTACGACAAATATTGGGCGTCGTGTTTTGAACCCGCACCATTTTTGCCGATGTCACGAGAAGAAATGGACCAACTCGGCTGGGATGCATGTGACTTTATTTTAGTCTGTGGCGATGCTTATATTGACCATCCATCATTTGTATCGGGTGTAATTGGACGTGTGCTTGAAGCACAAGGTTTCCGTGTCGGAATTATTGCGCAGCCAGACTGGACCAATGTTGAAAGCTTCCGCGTTTTAGGTAAGCCAACAATTGCTTGGGGTGTAACCGCAGGTAATATGGATTCGATGATTAACCGTTATACGGCAGATCGTAAAATCCGTTCTGATGATGCTTATTCTCCAAACAATGAGCCGAACAAACGTCCTGACCGTGCTGCAACGGTATATTGCCAACGTTGTCGTGAAGCATTTCCAGACGTACCCGTGTTATTAGGTGGTATTGAAGGTAGTTTACGTCGTATTGCCCACTATGATTATTGGTCAGATAAAGTCCGTCGTTCGATTTTGATGGACTCAAAAGCCGATTTGCTCATGTATGGTAATGGTGAGCGTGCCATTATTGATGTGATGCACCGATTAGCTAAAGGTGAAAAAATCCACGAAATTACAGATGTTCGTGGTACAGCATTTATTATTAATAAACATAACAAAGCATCAAAAGCAAAGTTTGTTGAAGTTGCAAGTAATGATGTAGATAGCATTGGACGTGTTGATCCAATCATTAACCCATATGTCATGACTGAAGATATTGATGGCTGTGAGGTTGAAAAAGAAAAGGGTAACTCTTTAGCTCAGTATCAAGATTTCCAAAAAGAGTTTGTTGCAAATCCGATTGTGCGTGAAGGCGACAAATTAGATGACGACACTCAAATTGTTCAATTAAAGCCGGCACCGTCAAAAGCAATTAAACACAAGTTGCCACCACGAGAGTTAGCGGTAATTCGTTTACCTTCTTTTGAAGAAGTGGCAAATGATCAAGTGCTTTACGCGCATGCAAACCGTATTTTGCATCTTGAGACTAATCCGGGTAATGCACGTGCACTCGTTCAACGTCATGGTGAGCGTGATGTCTGGATCAATCCTCCACCAATTCCTCTAACCACTGAGGAAATGGACTATGTATTTGATCTTCCATATGTACGGTTACCGCATCCTACATATGGCGATGCGCGTTTCCCTGCATTTGATATGATCAAATTCTCGGTCAATATTATGCGTGGTTGCTTTGGCGGTTGTACTTTTTGTTCGATTACAGAACATGAAGGTCGTATTATTCAAAACCGTTCTGAAGAATCAATTTTACGTGAGATTGAGAAAATTCGTGACACGGCACCAAACTTCACTGGAATTATCTCAGACTTAGGCGGTCCAACAGCAAACATGTACCGTTTGCACTGTAAAGACCCTGAAATTGAGAAGAACTGTCGTAAACCTTCTTGTGTATATCCGGGCGTTTGTCAGAACTTGCATACCGATCATGCACCTTTAGTGCAGCTTTATCGTAAAGCACGTGCGATTAAAGGTGTGAAGAAGATTCTGATCGGTTCGGGTTTGCGTTATGACCTTGCGGTATTGAACCCTGAATATGTGAAAGAGTTGGTACAACATCACGTTGGTGGTTATTTAAAAATTGCGCCAGAACATACTGAAAATGGTCCTTTATCTAAGATGATGAAGCCGGGTATTGGTACGTATGATCGTTTCAAGCAAATGTTTGACCGTTTCAGTAAAGAAGCAGGAAAAGAGCAATACCTAATTCCTTACTTTATTGCAGCACATCCGGGTACTTCAGATTATGACATGATGCACCTTGCAATTTGGCTTAAGAAAAATGGTTTCCGTGCCGATCAGGTACAGACGTTCTATCCATCGCCAATGGCAACCGCAACGACCATGTATTATTCGGGCAAAAACCCGCTTGCTAAAGTAGCTCGCTATACTGAAAAGGTTGATATTGTAAAAGGTGACAAGCGTCGTCGTTTGCATAAAGCATTCTTACGTTACCATGATCCAAACAACTGGCCATTACTTCGTGAGGCTTTAAAAGAAATGGGCCGTGCCGATTTAATTGGTAATTCAAAGCAGCACTTGATCCCGACCTATCAGCCACAAGGTACTGCTGATGGTGAATATAAGTCCGCACGTAAGAAGAACTCTTCTGTCGCGGGTGATTCAGCAAAACGTGGTCAAGGGCAATCTCGTTCAGTAGCAGGACAAAAACGTCCACAAAAAGGACAGGTTCTAACCCAACATACAGGCTTGCCTCCTCGTGAAACAGGTGAGAAAAGACCATTTGGTGGAAAAAGTAAACCTAAAAGCAAAGTTCGTGGATAG
- a CDS encoding DUF2726 domain-containing protein, with protein sequence MYYLITILLLFLAVVMAVKSLSRRHQHDSALKRRAVLTSHEQMTLTRLQTVLPKFTVLAHVSFDALLTTKYAHTRRKYQNMAADFVVLDQNYQVVVVVVLGESGLRRAHQQYERRLLQLAGYRVLHYSEVPDYHDLRRDLLTPETEMATLHATPQLERMSNAFVKS encoded by the coding sequence ATGTACTATTTAATCACGATCTTATTATTATTTCTGGCTGTTGTGATGGCAGTGAAAAGTCTTTCACGAAGGCATCAACATGATAGTGCCTTGAAACGCCGTGCAGTCTTAACCAGTCATGAGCAAATGACATTAACCAGACTACAAACAGTTTTACCTAAATTTACTGTGTTGGCACATGTATCGTTTGATGCACTATTAACTACAAAATATGCGCATACACGTCGAAAATATCAAAATATGGCGGCTGATTTTGTTGTACTTGATCAAAATTATCAGGTTGTTGTAGTGGTTGTTCTTGGAGAAAGTGGTTTACGCCGAGCTCATCAACAATATGAACGTCGTCTATTACAACTGGCTGGCTATCGTGTACTGCATTACAGTGAAGTGCCTGATTATCACGATCTAAGAAGGGACTTATTGACTCCAGAAACAGAGATGGCAACTTTACATGCAACGCCGCAATTAGAAAGAATGTCAAATGCTTTTGTGAAGTCTTAA
- a CDS encoding DUF2938 domain-containing protein, translated as MNLSTLFFQALCLGIGATIIMDIWLLILNIFKIPTLNFAFLGRWVGWIFHGKIIHQSIAQSPQIKDEYLLGWVAHYSVGLIFALSFLFIVGSTWLSHPQFYPALLFGVVTVLIPFFIMQPAMGSGFASSKTPHPFLNCLKSLMNHSVFGCGLYLTAKLFQL; from the coding sequence ATGAATCTCTCCACATTGTTCTTTCAGGCTTTATGTCTCGGTATTGGTGCAACAATTATTATGGATATCTGGCTGTTAATATTGAATATCTTTAAAATTCCGACCTTAAATTTCGCCTTTCTCGGCCGCTGGGTCGGTTGGATATTCCACGGAAAAATCATCCATCAATCTATAGCTCAAAGCCCTCAAATTAAAGATGAATATTTATTAGGTTGGGTTGCTCATTATAGTGTTGGGCTGATCTTTGCATTGAGCTTTCTCTTCATTGTCGGCTCAACTTGGCTTAGCCATCCTCAGTTTTATCCAGCACTTCTGTTTGGTGTAGTCACCGTTCTTATTCCTTTTTTTATTATGCAACCTGCGATGGGTAGTGGCTTTGCTTCATCAAAAACACCTCACCCTTTTTTGAACTGCCTAAAAAGTTTGATGAACCATAGTGTTTTTGGTTGTGGCTTATATCTCACTGCAAAACTATTTCAACTTTAA
- the dinB gene encoding DNA polymerase IV → MRKIIHIDMDAFYASVELRERPDLKHLPVVISSHHPRAVIAAASYPAREFGLRSAMSMTQARKLCPQVVIIEPNFEKYRTVSAQIHSIFQQYTLLIEPLSLDEAYLDVTENLKQIASATEVAMHIREDIFRLTGLTASAGVAPNKFLAKIASDWNKPNGLCVIKPSQVANFIQDLPLKKIPGVGKVTQEKLQQLQLHTLGDLQKIEEAVLVHHFGKYGQQLYLYAQGVDHRPVQAERARQQISKETTFDSDFTLVQCQPYWQGLAEKVWQSLEKKQLNARGVNIKLKLKNFQTLQHSKSFKRPIQSLQDLIQVLFLLLNEMQIPEHFQFRLIGIGVYQLQTQADDFQLNLW, encoded by the coding sequence ATGCGCAAAATCATTCATATCGATATGGATGCCTTTTATGCATCAGTCGAATTGCGAGAGCGTCCTGATCTAAAGCATCTCCCTGTGGTTATTTCTTCGCATCATCCGCGAGCTGTGATTGCTGCTGCATCTTATCCTGCCCGCGAATTTGGTTTACGCTCAGCCATGTCGATGACTCAGGCAAGAAAATTATGCCCTCAAGTGGTTATTATTGAGCCAAATTTTGAAAAATATCGTACAGTCTCCGCTCAAATTCACTCTATTTTTCAGCAATATACTCTGCTTATTGAACCTTTATCTTTAGATGAAGCTTATTTAGATGTCACTGAAAACCTAAAACAGATTGCGAGTGCAACCGAAGTTGCCATGCACATTCGGGAAGATATTTTTCGGTTAACTGGACTGACTGCATCCGCAGGTGTAGCCCCTAATAAATTTTTAGCAAAAATTGCTTCGGACTGGAACAAGCCTAATGGTTTATGTGTAATCAAACCTTCGCAGGTTGCCAATTTCATTCAAGACCTTCCACTTAAAAAAATTCCTGGCGTCGGCAAAGTCACTCAGGAAAAATTACAGCAGCTTCAATTACATACTTTGGGCGATTTACAGAAAATTGAAGAGGCTGTTTTAGTTCACCACTTTGGTAAATATGGACAACAACTCTACCTATATGCGCAGGGAGTTGATCATAGACCTGTTCAAGCTGAAAGAGCTCGCCAACAAATTTCGAAAGAGACAACTTTCGATAGTGACTTTACCTTGGTTCAATGTCAGCCTTATTGGCAGGGATTAGCCGAAAAAGTATGGCAAAGCTTAGAGAAAAAACAGCTCAATGCGCGTGGTGTGAATATCAAACTTAAACTCAAGAATTTTCAAACATTACAACATAGTAAAAGCTTTAAAAGACCCATCCAGTCGTTACAAGACTTAATCCAAGTTTTATTTTTATTATTAAATGAAATGCAGATTCCCGAACATTTCCAGTTTCGTTTAATTGGTATAGGAGTTTATCAATTACAGACTCAAGCGGATGACTTCCAACTTAACCTTTGGTGA